From the Actinomyces sp. zg-332 genome, the window ATCAGGGATACCACGGAATCCTGCTAAGAATAAAGCCATAATATAACCCGATAGCTGCCAAATTGCTGGAATTGTGATAGCGACAATACCTACGCTAACATCTGACCACCAAGGATTTTGCAAAAAGTCCAATCCAACCATCTGGAATAAGCGGTTTAAACCAGTTGCAGTCTCACCTTCGATTGGAGACAACAGCCACTTCCATACCACACCAGAAGCCACAAAAGAAACAGCCATAGGGAATAAGAAAATTGAACGGAAAATTCCTTCACCTTTAATCGGTTTATCAAGCAACCATGCCCAAACGAAGCCTATTAAAAGAGTTCCACATAGAAAAACAAGTGTGAATATTAGCAAATTACGTAGTGAGAAAAGAAAGGCATCAGATGATAGCAACTCTACATAATTTGAAAAGCCAGTATAATTCGTTGGTGCATTACCCGAAGATGTTGCAGCTGTATGAGCGTCTGTTAGTGATGTATTGAAGTTAACTATTATCAACCCATACACGAACACTCCTATCAATATTAATGATGGGAGGATAAGCAGAAAAGGTGGGCCCCACTTCTTTAAGTTACGCATATAACCCCTAATACAATTACTTAAGTTGGGGCACAGAACATACAATCATCTTCTGTGCCCCAATAATAGATTCAGTCAGATAGAAATTACTTCTTTAGTGACTTTGTAGCGTTTACTAGGTCTTTTTGTAGACCTTCAACGTCTTTGCCTTGTCCCTGTGTGAATTTGACAACTGCATCGTTGATTGCTGATGAAACAGCTAGTGGAGCAGCTGCACCATGAGCTAGTGAAGAAACAACAGTCTTGGACTTGAAGTCTTCCATAGCTTTCTGCTGGTATTCTGGGAACTTAGTTGTATCAACATCTGTACGTGCTGGGATTGAGCCCTTGATTAGGTTGAACTGTGCCTGACCATCAGCTGAACCAATAACTTCTAGCCATGCCTTTGCACCTTCTGGGTTCTTTGCACCCTTTGGTAATGTGAATGAGTCAGCTAGGAAGTCGAATACATCCTGTGTACCTGGTACAGGTGCCCACATCCAGTCCTTGTCCATTTCTTTCTTAGCAGCTGTGAATGCAGCAATTGCCCAGTCACCCATTACGTTGTAAGCTGCTTTACCGTCCATGACGAAGTTTAGTGTTGGTTCCCAGTCAGCTGATGAATCAGTCTGTGCCAATTCAACAATCTTCTGGAAGTGCTTTAGAGCCTTTGTAACTTCAGCACCTGCCCAGTCAGTCTTTCCATCCCATAGACCGTTGTAGCCTTCTGCACCCAAATCAGCAATCAAAATTGTTTCTAGTAGCTGAGTCTGTGTCCAGTTCATACCAAGTGTCAATGGAACTTTACCAGCAGCCTTGACTTTTTCCATGTCAGCAATCCA encodes:
- a CDS encoding carbohydrate ABC transporter permease codes for the protein MRNLKKWGPPFLLILPSLILIGVFVYGLIIVNFNTSLTDAHTAATSSGNAPTNYTGFSNYVELLSSDAFLFSLRNLLIFTLVFLCGTLLIGFVWAWLLDKPIKGEGIFRSIFLFPMAVSFVASGVVWKWLLSPIEGETATGLNRLFQMVGLDFLQNPWWSDVSVGIVAITIPAIWQLSGYIMALFLAGFRGIPDELREAARVDGASEWQLYKSIIFPQLSPVALSAIIIIGHMSLKSFDLIMSIANQSVYSTKVPAIDMYVFKTTYDYANSAAVGSILLVIVAVLVIPYLIHDTRQRRK
- a CDS encoding ABC transporter substrate-binding protein encodes the protein MRRSAIIASAVALSLALVGCSSAGTSESKDAGKDVQVVSWWAQGSEKAGYEALQKIFKEKKKDFNFVDAAVAGGGGSQAKQKLQADLDAGNPPETFQAHAGAELTDYIKAGQIEDVSALYDKFKLREVFPQSLIERLTVDGKIYSIPSNIHRANVLWYNPEVLKSAGIDPKKVPATIDDWIADMEKVKAAGKVPLTLGMNWTQTQLLETILIADLGAEGYNGLWDGKTDWAGAEVTKALKHFQKIVELAQTDSSADWEPTLNFVMDGKAAYNVMGDWAIAAFTAAKKEMDKDWMWAPVPGTQDVFDFLADSFTLPKGAKNPEGAKAWLEVIGSADGQAQFNLIKGSIPARTDVDTTKFPEYQQKAMEDFKSKTVVSSLAHGAAAPLAVSSAINDAVVKFTQGQGKDVEGLQKDLVNATKSLKK